ATCCGAGGTGGTCCCGGCGCTCGACGCGGAGGTGGCGCGGGCGGAGGCGTTCCTTGCGCCGCGGTGAGGAGCCCACCGCGGTGTGATGCTCAAGTCGACGGAGGCCCCCCGCGCCGCTCAGCGCTTCACTTGCATTCGACCCGGCCCAGCGGATCGGGCGCGTCCATCAACGCGGCACACGCGGCGGGCCAGGTGGGGCCTTCGGGGTAGAGCGCGGTGCGCAAGTAGGCCCAGGTCAGCCGCGCGACCACCTCCACCCGCTCGGGGCTCTCTCGTCGGTCGTCTCGGCCGCGTCGTAGCCGGAGATCCCGCCGAAGATGTGCTCGGCGCCGAATAGCGTCAGCAGGCACTTGGGGCCCGGGCATTCGA
The Gemmatimonadetes bacterium T265 genome window above contains:
- a CDS encoding hypothetical protein (frameshifted, deletion at around 1308390), with the protein product MEVVARLTWAYLRTALYPEGPTWPAACAALMDAPDPLGRVECK